CCCTGATGCTCCCAGCCCTGGGCCGCTATCATCCTCTAAAGGTAAAATGTGAGGTTTGCCCGCTGGGGCGGCCCTCCCGACGAGCTGCCGTCCCGCCGGAGTGATCAATGTCCCGCAAGCGCCCCACGGACGACGGCGACGAGCTGCTGGCCAGGCTCGGTTCGCTGACCGCCCAGGCGCGCGAGCGCGCGGAGCTGCAACGCTCCCGCGTCGAGCTGGCCCTCGCCCTCCAGCGCGGCATGCTGCCCAGGGACCTGCCCGTGGCCCCCGGATTCCGCCTGGCCGTGAAGTACGCGCCCGCCTGCCACGGCCTCAACGTGGGCGGCGACTGGTACGACGCCTTCACGATGCCGGACGGGCGCATCGGCCTGTCCATCGGCGACGTCCAGGGCCACAACATAGAGGCGACCGCGTTCATGGGGCAGGTCCGGGTCGGCCTGCGCGCCCTCGCCTCCGTCACCGGCGAGCCCGGCGAGCTCCTCGCCCGGACCAACGAGCTGCTCCTCTCCCTCGGCAGCGATCTCTTCGCCACCTGCACCTTCATGCGGCTCGACCCCGCCACCGGGTTCCTGGAGAGCGCCCGGGCCGGGC
The Streptomyces sp. NBC_01485 genome window above contains:
- a CDS encoding PP2C family protein-serine/threonine phosphatase; this translates as MSRKRPTDDGDELLARLGSLTAQARERAELQRSRVELALALQRGMLPRDLPVAPGFRLAVKYAPACHGLNVGGDWYDAFTMPDGRIGLSIGDVQGHNIEATAFMGQVRVGLRALASVTGEPGELLARTNELLLSLGSDLFATCTFMRLDPATGFLESARAGHVPCVWATADGKSGVAEDEGGPPLGVQGGMDYPVTRYRLTKGGVFVLLTDGVVEGPTLSVEEGLDQVVRLAGVAAVAGMDAGPLAAAVIKGAERVGHEDDAAVLVVRHDGLVGPEVPRVQP